Part of the Longimicrobium sp. genome is shown below.
GGTGCCGCTGGACGACTATCTGCAGCCGTACCGCAGGCAGCCCGCGGCCGCCGCGGCGGAAGGGATCGGGGCGCATGGGTGAGTTCAGCGGCCGCGTGGCGTTCGTCACCGGCGCCGCGCACGGGCAGGGGCGCGCCGCCGCGCTCGCGCTGGCGAAGGCCGGCGCCTCCATCGCCGCGTTCGACGTGGCGCGCCCGCTGGCGTACCCCGGCTACGGGATGGGCACGGGCGCGGACCTGGACGCGCTCGTGGCCGAGTGCGAGGCCGCCGGGAGCGCGGCCCTCGCCTTCGCCGGCGACGTGCGCGACGACGCGGCCATCACCGCCGCGGTGGAGACGACGGTGGAGCGCTTCGGGCGCATCGACATCCTGTTCAACAACGCGGGGATCTGCGCCTACGGCCGCGCCCACGAGCTCACCGAGGACGAGTGGGACGCGATGCTCGGCATCAACCTGAAGGGGCCGTGGATGGTGGCCCGCCGGGCGATCCCGGTGATGATCCGGCAGAATTCCGGCGTCATCATCAACAACTCCTCGGTCGCGGGGCTCAGGGGGATGAACCGGCTGAGCCATTACGCCGCCAGCAAGCACGGCCTGGTCGGATTGACGAAGAGCTGGGCGATCGAGCTTGCGCCGCATGGCATCCGCGTGGTCAGCCTGCACCCCACGGGCGTGAACACGCCGATGAACGACGGCCTGGCCGAGCTGGAGGGGAAGACGGTCGAGGAGATCGCCGAGGCGTCGGCCGGCAACCTCCTCCCCGTCCCCTGGATCGAGCCCGAGGACGTGGCCGAGGCCGTTCTCTACCTGGCCAGCGACCGCGCGCGCTTCGTCACCGGCAGTGGCCTGGTGCTGGATGCCGGCCTGCTGACGCGGTGATCGCGGCCGATCACGACGACGTGGAGGGGGATGATGATGAACGGGATGGCGATGGCCGCGGCGGTGACGGTGATCGCGGCGGGGTGCGGGACCGGCCGCGAGACGTTCACCGACCCGGCGATGCCGATCGAGATGTCGCGCGGCGCGGAGTTCGACATCGCGCTGAAGTCCAACCACAGCACGGGGTACGAGTGGGTGCTGGTGGACTCGGCGGCGCTCGCCCCGCTGCGTCTGGTCGGGCACGGCTACTCGGTCCCGCGCGCGAACCAGGACCGCAACG
Proteins encoded:
- a CDS encoding protease inhibitor I42 family protein → MMMNGMAMAAAVTVIAAGCGTGRETFTDPAMPIEMSRGAEFDIALKSNHSTGYEWVLVDSAALAPLRLVGHGYSVPRANQDRNGAGGTERWTFTTPEPGHAVIALVYKRPGESTAAADSARFRVRVR
- a CDS encoding mycofactocin-coupled SDR family oxidoreductase (This oxidoreductase belongs to a branch of the SDR family in which the NAD cofactor is especially deeply buried and is non-exchangeable. Members of this branch occur only in species that product mycofactocin, a small molecule electron carrier derived from the final two residues of the mycofactocin precursor protein, MftA. Mycofactocin is thought to mediate transfers of electrons between such non-exchangeable NAD cofactors from different enzymes acting on different substates, and has been shown to play a role in the metabolism of alcohols and aldehydes in Mycolicibacterium smegmatis and in Mycobacterium tuberculosis.); protein product: MGEFSGRVAFVTGAAHGQGRAAALALAKAGASIAAFDVARPLAYPGYGMGTGADLDALVAECEAAGSAALAFAGDVRDDAAITAAVETTVERFGRIDILFNNAGICAYGRAHELTEDEWDAMLGINLKGPWMVARRAIPVMIRQNSGVIINNSSVAGLRGMNRLSHYAASKHGLVGLTKSWAIELAPHGIRVVSLHPTGVNTPMNDGLAELEGKTVEEIAEASAGNLLPVPWIEPEDVAEAVLYLASDRARFVTGSGLVLDAGLLTR